The Nymphaea colorata isolate Beijing-Zhang1983 chromosome 7, ASM883128v2, whole genome shotgun sequence DNA window TACCCAAACTCGAGTCTAGTAGGCTCATGTAACTTTGGTATTTTGGGTACAGATCTTAGATCTATATATGATAAAACATACAAAATCTATTTTGGGGGCATCTATTGGAGAagccaaaaaaacaaataaagagtCTCCATTTGGACGTTTCTGAAAGGGACAAAGTGAGACCAATAGAGAAAGGAAGACAACAAGAGCAAGAGAAGCAatagcaagagagaaagggagacgacgagagcaagagagagacagagaaaaaaatttGGGCGTTTCTAAAAGGGACATAgggaaagcaagagagaaaccCTTACTTGAGCTGCGACTGTGACGTTGGCGAACCGGCTGAGGAGCGGAGCGGCAATGGTGAGAGCGGCGACGGTGAGAAGGGAGATATTCTCGAATGCGAGGGGGGAGAAGCTGTCATCGACtgcggagggaggaggagatgaCGTGAGAGGGAAAAgatcgagcgggtgaaatttcacccggtTGTTTTAACGAaaaacgggtgaaatttcatcacATTTGATATGTCATGAAATCTCACCTGCCGGTACAGatttttctagaatttttctttttacccgggcaatcaaacgggccctaaggtTTTGTTTTTCCCCTTCGTTCTCCCATTCtcgacttctctctctctctccatcaaTTGTGGAAAAAGTGCCTGTCAAGGAACCGGCATTCTTCACTTAAACTTTGCCtaaaacgagttgagctcgagcttcaATCAAGTCTAGCTCGAACTGACTTTATAAAGCTCGAGGCCTACCCAGTGACTGGCCTTTTACCAGCCGCCAGACGAACATGCAGATACCATATTTATATCAACAACGTACCCAAAATGAAACACATGACAGGTCACGATGCagccgaaaaagaaaaattcaaaataggaaaataaatGACGAAGATTCAACGATAAAGATTAGAAGGATTGGATTGGGATCAGGTACGACCATTGTTATATTTGACTAATTGAATGTTCTTTAATTGGTCTTGAATCAGATTTGACGAAATTACAGAACAAATCTGAATTTGCACTAATTAAATTTGGATGTTTTTCAAAGTCAGACGTTCATGCAATTCTATGAGATCATCCTATGTCAAATTCATATCTAAAAACTAATTGAATCTTACTCTTTTAATTAGATTTGACCAACCAGAATAAGGTTTGGAACAAATATTAAACTATATACTGATGACCTTTGAGACTCACTCTTGTTGTTGAAGTTTTAATCTTTTTCAAGTTCTTAATTCCAATTCCCTAATCTTGTGAATTGAGCTCTTATTGTTTGAACCAATTGACACCCACATCACattaatgaaaaaggaaagtaaaATTAGATATAGCAACAACTTATTGTCCTAAGAAGGATTACACTTTTCACAAGCACTATCAGACGAGCTTGAATTAAACTTTCCTTGATTTGAGAAACAGAAAACGTTAGTTGTATATGTTTTTTAGATATCACGCTGCATCACTGACTTATCTTTTAGCTTGGcatgtaaaaaaatttatatgaatgAGGAAAGGTAATAATGTAATCTAGTGAAAAATAACATTGAGAAGAAAAATTGCATCTCACGTTTATTATTTGTCGGAAGTTTACTTTCGTACCTTATTGGACATTACTTCAGAAAAATGTGGCCATTAATAAGAAAATCTCACACGGtggtttctttttcaaaattaagggCAAAAGATGAGCccccaaaagagaaaaattctctcttattttttttcctgtttggTTTAACTCAATTACAAACTAAAATATTATAGTTATTTATTCAGGAGTTGTTTGGCAGTATGAACATTTTGTGAGTATTACATGAATTTATCCTAAAGATCGAAACAGATTTACGAAACACTTGTTATAGTACTTTATGAACCTGCCTCAATCTTAAccgtagatttatgaaacactcataaaatatatttgctGCCACACGACCACTTACTACGCAATGACCTCTTAGGGGCCTCACTACCATCCCATCTAAAGGCCAATACGACACTTAGGGACTGCTTACTACGCAATAAGCTGTAATATTAACTGATACAGAGAGCACCAAAAGAGTAGGATTTACAGATGAATGATTGTGCCTTAGAACTTAGTTTACGTGTTCAATGAGTATAATTGGCATTTCTTAGAATTTTTGCTGATCATTAGTCATAGGTAAGAGTGATGAGCCACAAGAGGTCTCATCTATCTTGGCTCCGTGTAAGATGAAGAGTAATTTTCTCATTGCTAAAACAAAAAGTAAACAATTGGGTAGGTATCAGGAGTATAAATTTGGATAGAAAACAAGTTATAACTTTAATAACCAGAGTTTTCTCGATATGATTGGGTTACTTGGCGAGAGCAGGTATGTTTTTCTAAACCccacttttttctctctataaGATACTTTACTCGTACTTATTATACCTAGTTTTTAGCTGTTTATGATGGTAGACTACGAAAGCGTAGTCAATACTATCCAGAAACATACCAAGAAACTTTAGTTTCTGTTTCCAAGAcaacaaaagcagaaaaatcCATTTTTTCCCATCGATTCCGGAATAAAGACAAACAAGGTTCTGCCTTGATAGACTAGAATATGGATTTCatccatcaaaatttttttttcagaaaagtaGTTATAGAAAATCTTGCTTTTCAACACAGAAGACAAATCAATACCAAGAAGAGAGCCAGTAAGCCATTGCCATCGGTCCTGACCCAACTGATAAGAAGACCAGATAAAATGGCATAAAATCTGTCAACCAACTCGCCAACAGCTTTTATGGCTCACTTCCACTCCAAGCTTCACATGTATGTGTTCTTATGCAATGACACCTCTTCAAAAGCAGATAAACTGACCACCATACTCACGGGCTGTTGCTGATAAAATCTGAACAAGTACATGGAAGCTAAAGTAAAAATAGAAATTCATCTATAAAACAGAGTCCCTGCTATGGTGCATCATGGAAACATGTCCCCGACCATGAAGCCGAGCTATCTTAGTGTTTTTACGACCATTGTTGCCATTCTGGCCTTGGTTCGTGGCGACAATGAACGCAGAGATAACACAAAGAAAGTGATGGTCATGGGCAGTGTGTTCTGTGACTCATGTTTTCAAAACACCTTCTCCAAGCACAGCTATTTCTTACAAGGTAAAAAGCCTTCAGCTTCATTTCAAGTAACTTTCTTTGTGATCTTCATCAAGTTCCAACTTTCAAAATTGCGATGTTTAGGTGTAGCAGTGCATGTGGAGTGCAAACTTACAGCAGGGTTAGAATCAGAGAGGAATTTCACATTTGCTGCAACAAGAAAAACAGATAAGTTTGGTGTTTACCGGTTTGTGTTTCCCTCTGCTGATGGACGCGAGTGCAAAAATGCCCGTAGGGTGGAATCCTTTTGCAAGGCCACCCTCAAGAAGAGCCCTTCCACCTGCAACCTTCATGGACTCAACACAACAAGAGAGACGTACATCAGAGCCAGGCAGGGAAATTCATGCATATTCAGTATGAGGCCTATGAACTGCAGACCACCCGTGATTGATTCTTCTATCTGCAGGAATGAGAGACTGGGATCTGTAAACAATTCAGATATCTTATGGCCGCCACTACAGAAACCATGGTTCCCACTTCCTTTCCCATCTTTGCCACCAATGCCGCACCTACCACATTTTCCATTCCTTCCGCCTCTGCCACATCTCCCACCTCTGCCTTTCCCAAAATCACCACCCTTTCCCTTCCCATTTCCATTCAACCATTCACTGCCAATGCCATCATGGCCACATCTTCCTCCAATTCCATCAATTTTTCCACCGCCGAAATCAAAACCAGACCCTCCATTTGCATTAGGAGACCCAACATCCTGGTACCCATACTGGCGTCCTCCATCCCCACCTCCTTCTCAGAATCAATCCAATGGTCGAAGTCCaccttagagagagagagagagagagtatataacGTCATAAATGATGTAGAACTAGATGACTTGGAATAAAGTTGGAAGTTATCTGAATCTGCTTATGTTTATTGATGTTTCTCTTATCAGTCTCTTTTAGGACCAATGGGGACACAAGTACTCTCTATTCATACTGATGATGGCACTgacaatggaagcaaatgcatATAATTGCAGAGGACACACactctcactcacacacacacatatacacagagggggagagaaagagagattgagagtgagagagtgagagagttGCTCCGAAATTTATCAAGAATGCTCGTCTGGATCTCAGCAGATTCAACACATGATGCGAATAAGTATCTTTTTGCACGAAACACTCAGAAGAATCGGCACAAATTCCATGAGCAGCAGCATACATTAATTAAGCACGCAAATAATGGACTCATACAACTGTCCCTCCTAGAGATCATATCGTCATCAGCTTTGAGTTTTTATTCAATGGCCATCTCTCTTACATGCTATTCTAATTAACCAaataaaaccagaaaaacaaaatacaaacacTTGTAAAGCATCAGATACAGATAACTTGACAACTGATGATTGGACTACTACCGCTCTGTCTCCCCAGGAAGGAAGTCCATAGATAACTCGTACAACAATGGATAGATACAAAAATGGCAAAGTAGACGCAAACCTAGTTCAAATCCTCCTAAATACTTTCTCTGCTGCAGCTATAGTCTGGTCGATGTCCTCCATGCTGTGTGCCAAGCTAGTAAAACCAGCTTCAAACTGTGACGGAGCAAAGTATACACCTTCCTCCAACATGCCTCTGTGAAACTTGGCAAACTTTGCTGTGTCACTCTTCTTGGCATCATCAAAGCAATCCACAGGCCCTTGCGTGAAGAAGAAACCAAACATTCCGCTAATATTGCCGCCACAGAGTTCATGCCCAGCCTTTCGACCAACCTCTAACAGACCCTCCACCAAGGCTTTTGTGACCTTCTGTAAGTGTTCATAACTGCCTGGCTGCTGCAACCTAAGCAAAGTGTGTATTCCTGCTGTCATTGCTAGAGGGTTCCCACTCAAGGTCCCAGCCTGGTACATTGGACCAGCAGGAGCAACCATTTGCATGATATCTTTCCTTCCACCATAAGCTCCCACTGGCAAACCACCTCCTATGACCTTGCCAAGAGTGGAAAGGTCGGGTGTTATACCGAAATACTCTTGTGCCCCTCCATATGCAATCCGGAATCCAGTCATCACCTCATCAAAGATCAGGAGGGCACCATTCTCTGCAGTGAGATCACGAAGACCAAGCAGGAATTCTTTCTTAGGTGGAATGAATCCAGAATTTCCAACTACAGGTTCAAGGATTACAGCTGCAATCTCTCCTTTGTTTTGTCTGAATAGTTCCTTGACAGCTTCTAGGTCATTATATGCAGCTGTGAGTGTTACGGATGTGGCAGCCTTCGGTACACCAGGTGAGTCTGGAAGGCCAAGTGTTGCAACTCCACTGCCGGCTTTAACCAAATAGGGATCAGCATGCCCATGATAGCAGCCTTCAAATTTGATTAGCTTATCACGACCGGTAAAGGCACGAGCAAGGCGCAGGACACCCATGCAAGCCTCTGTCCCTGAGTTCACAAAACGCACCATCTCTATACTGGGAACAGCTGATATTACCATTTCTGCCAATGTGTTCTCTAGAGCACATGGAGCACCAAAACtagtaccctttttgagtgctTCAATTAAGGCAGCATTTACCTGAAAGTTGCCGGAAgaagattttttgaaaattagataCTTCGGAAGAAAATTCACATAATAGAAATAGGTGAGTAGAAGCAGCTGCAAGCCTGAAACTCTGTAAGCTCAGTCTCTTGTATGTTTTGGACATACCTTGTCATCAGCATGACCAATAA harbors:
- the LOC116258102 gene encoding glutamate-1-semialdehyde 2,1-aminomutase, chloroplastic-like translates to MAASIGVSGIFPAAESVKISWRPRNFPFVAPVGRSRVDCTPVKMAISVEKKQFTVEKSEEIFNAAKELMPGGVNSPVRAFKSVGGQPIVFDSVKGSRAWDVDGNEYIDYVGSWGPAIIGHADDKVNAALIEALKKGTSFGAPCALENTLAEMVISAVPSIEMVRFVNSGTEACMGVLRLARAFTGRDKLIKFEGCYHGHADPYLVKAGSGVATLGLPDSPGVPKAATSVTLTAAYNDLEAVKELFRQNKGEIAAVILEPVVGNSGFIPPKKEFLLGLRDLTAENGALLIFDEVMTGFRIAYGGAQEYFGITPDLSTLGKVIGGGLPVGAYGGRKDIMQMVAPAGPMYQAGTLSGNPLAMTAGIHTLLRLQQPGSYEHLQKVTKALVEGLLEVGRKAGHELCGGNISGMFGFFFTQGPVDCFDDAKKSDTAKFAKFHRGMLEEGVYFAPSQFEAGFTSLAHSMEDIDQTIAAAEKVFRRI
- the LOC116257186 gene encoding leucine-rich repeat extensin-like protein 3, with amino-acid sequence MVHHGNMSPTMKPSYLSVFTTIVAILALVRGDNERRDNTKKVMVMGSVFCDSCFQNTFSKHSYFLQGVAVHVECKLTAGLESERNFTFAATRKTDKFGVYRFVFPSADGRECKNARRVESFCKATLKKSPSTCNLHGLNTTRETYIRARQGNSCIFSMRPMNCRPPVIDSSICRNERLGSVNNSDILWPPLQKPWFPLPFPSLPPMPHLPHFPFLPPLPHLPPLPFPKSPPFPFPFPFNHSLPMPSWPHLPPIPSIFPPPKSKPDPPFALGDPTSWYPYWRPPSPPPSQNQSNGRSPP